Proteins encoded by one window of Mobula hypostoma chromosome 21, sMobHyp1.1, whole genome shotgun sequence:
- the LOC134359966 gene encoding tubulin beta chain-like isoform X2, with the protein MDLEPGTMDSVRSGPFGQIFRPDNFVFGQSGAGNNWAKGHYTEGAELVDSVLDVVRKEAESCDCLQGFQLTHSLGGGTGAGMGTLLISKIREEYPDRIMNTFSIVPSPKVSDTVVEPYNATLSVHQLVENTDETYCIDNEALYDICFRTLKLTTPTYGDLNHLVSATMSGVTTCLRFPGQLNADLRKLAVNMVPFPRLHFFVPGFTPLTSRGSQQYRALTVPELTQQMFDAKNMMAACDPRHGRYLTVAAVFRGRMSMKEVDEQMLNVQNKNSTYFVEWIPNNVKTAVCDIPPRGLKMSATFIGNTTAIQELFKRISEQFTAMFRRKAFLHWYTGEGMEETEFTEAESNMNDLVSEYQQYQDATSGEEAEEEELGGEEN; encoded by the exons ATGGATTTAGAACCTGGTACTATGGACTCCGTTCGCTCTGGACCTTTTGGACAGATTTTCAGACCTGATAACTTTGTGTTTG GTCAGAGTGGTGCTGGCAACAACTGGGCCAAAGGTCATTACACTGAAGGAGCTGAATTGGTTGACTCTGTTCtggatgtggtgaggaaggaggctGAGAGTTGTGATTGTCTCCAGGGATTCCAGCTCACCCACTCACTGGGTGGTGGTACCGGTGCTGGCATGGGTACACTTCTAATCAGTAAGATCCGTGAAGAATACCCTGACAGGATCATGAACACCTTTAGTATTGTACCCTCTCCTAAAGTATCAGACACTGTAGTAGAGCCCTATAATGCAACTCTATCTGTCCACCAGCTTGTAGAGAACACTGATGAAACTTACTGTATTGATAATGAAGCTCTTTATGACATTTGTTTCCGTACCCTTAAACTGACAACTCCTACTTATGGTGACCTGAATCACCTTGTGTCAGCCACCATGAGTGGCGTAACAACCTGTTTGCGATTCCCAGGGCAGCTGAATGCTGACTTGCGAAAACTCGCAGTAAACATGGTCCCTTTCCCCCGTCTGCATTTTTTTGTGCCAGGTTTTACTCCTTTGACCAGCCGTGGTAGCCAGCAGTACCGTGCCCTCACAGTACCCGAGCTCACCCAACAAATGTTCGATGCCAAGAACATGATGGCTGCCTGTGACCCTCGGCACGGCCGTTATCTGACCGTGGCCGCTGTTTTCCGTGGCCGTATGTCCATGAAAGAGGTGGATGAGCAGATGTTAAATGTACAGAATAAGAATAGTACCTACTTTGTGGAGTGGATCCCCAATAATGTTAAGACTGCTGTCTGTGACATCCCACCTAGAGGGCTCAAGATGTCTGCCACCTTCATTGGCAATACAACAGCCATCCAGGAGTTGTTCAAGCGCATCTCTGAGCAGTTTACTGCCATGTTTCGGAGGAAAGCGTTCTTGCATTGGTACACTGGCGAGGGCATGGAAGAGACTGAATTTACTGAAGCTGAAAGTAACATGAATGACCTGGTGTCTGAGTATCAGCAATATCAGGATGCCACATCTGGAGAGGAAGCTGAGGAAGAAGAACTAGGTGGAGAAGAAAATtaa